In Fusobacterium hwasookii, a single window of DNA contains:
- the hflX gene encoding GTPase HflX: MVNGNTSGLKEYVLENLDKLYNTKIEKGKIISQEIVEYISDISNKINREINIAIDRSGNIIDISIGDSSTVNLPVVPVYDKKLSGVRIIHTHPEGNPHLSSVDISALIKLKLDCIVSIGVSEEGITGYEVAICSIVNDELSYDRTLLKNLDDFDYLEEIKEVEESLRKRNITEDDKEYALLIGIDEEEYSDELEELASACDVEVVGKFFQKRSKPDPVFLIGSGKIQELALTRQVRKANLLIFDEELSGLQLKMIEEVTGCKVIDRTTLILEIFARRARTREAKLQVELAQLKYRSNRLIGFGVTMSRLGGGVGTKGPGEKKLEIDRRVIKKTISYLNNELENIKKVRNTQRSKREDSGIPRVSLVGYTNVGKSTLRNVLVDMYQNDKTLKKDEVLSQDMLFATLDTTTRTIELKDKRIVSLTDTVGFIQKLPHDLVETFKSTLEEVIFSDLIIHVADISSKNVIEQIEAVEKVLEELNCLDKTKILLLNKIDNATKNNSYMLIEQKIDEIKEKYSNYQTLIISAKNRFNIDELMELIKKNLKVKTYDCKLLIPYTSTEVAARVHRNAIVKSESFVDEGIVLEVVMNEKEYNKFKDFILN; encoded by the coding sequence ATGGTAAATGGAAATACTTCAGGTTTAAAAGAATATGTTTTAGAGAATTTAGATAAATTATATAATACAAAAATAGAAAAAGGAAAAATAATAAGTCAAGAAATAGTAGAATATATTTCTGATATTAGTAATAAAATAAATAGAGAAATTAATATTGCCATAGATAGAAGTGGGAATATTATAGATATTTCAATAGGAGATAGCAGTACAGTGAATCTTCCTGTGGTTCCAGTTTATGATAAAAAATTATCAGGGGTAAGAATAATACATACTCATCCAGAAGGAAATCCTCATCTTTCTTCTGTTGATATTTCTGCACTTATAAAATTAAAATTAGATTGCATAGTATCTATTGGTGTAAGTGAAGAAGGGATTACTGGATATGAAGTAGCTATTTGTAGCATAGTAAATGATGAACTTAGCTATGATAGAACTTTACTTAAAAATCTAGATGATTTTGATTATTTAGAAGAAATTAAAGAGGTTGAAGAAAGTCTTAGAAAAAGAAATATTACAGAAGATGATAAAGAGTATGCTCTTTTAATTGGGATTGACGAAGAAGAATATTCAGATGAATTAGAGGAATTAGCTTCTGCCTGTGATGTAGAAGTTGTAGGTAAGTTTTTTCAAAAAAGAAGTAAGCCTGATCCTGTATTTTTAATTGGCTCAGGAAAAATACAAGAATTAGCATTAACTAGACAAGTAAGAAAAGCAAATCTTTTAATTTTTGATGAAGAATTAAGTGGTTTACAATTAAAAATGATAGAAGAAGTAACAGGATGTAAAGTTATAGACAGGACAACTTTAATCTTAGAAATTTTTGCAAGAAGAGCAAGAACAAGAGAAGCTAAATTACAGGTTGAACTAGCCCAATTAAAATATAGAAGTAACAGACTTATTGGTTTTGGGGTAACTATGTCAAGATTAGGGGGAGGAGTAGGAACAAAAGGACCTGGTGAAAAGAAACTTGAAATTGATAGAAGGGTTATCAAAAAAACTATTTCTTATTTAAATAATGAGCTTGAAAATATTAAGAAAGTAAGAAATACTCAAAGAAGTAAAAGAGAAGATTCAGGTATACCTAGGGTGTCTCTTGTAGGTTATACAAATGTTGGTAAATCTACTTTAAGAAATGTTTTAGTTGATATGTATCAAAATGATAAGACTCTAAAAAAAGATGAAGTTTTATCACAAGATATGTTATTTGCTACACTTGATACTACTACAAGAACAATAGAATTAAAAGATAAGAGAATAGTTTCTCTTACAGATACAGTTGGTTTTATACAAAAACTTCCACATGATTTAGTGGAAACTTTTAAATCAACTCTTGAAGAAGTTATATTCTCTGATTTAATTATTCATGTTGCAGATATTTCTTCTAAAAATGTAATAGAGCAAATTGAAGCAGTTGAAAAAGTTTTGGAAGAATTAAATTGTTTAGATAAAACAAAAATATTACTTCTAAATAAGATTGATAATGCAACTAAAAATAATTCATATATGTTAATAGAGCAAAAAATTGATGAAATTAAAGAAAAATATTCTAACTATCAAACATTAATTATAAGTGCTAAAAATAGATTTAATATTGATGAGCTTATGGAATTGATAAAAAAGAATTTAAAAGTGAAAACCTATGACTGTAAACTTTTAATTCCTTATACAAGTACAGAAGTAGCAGCAAGAGTTCATAGAAATGCCATTGTTAAATCTGAATCTTTTGTTGATGAAGGAATAGTTCTTGAAGTGGTTATGAATGAAAAAGAATATAATAAGTTTAAAGATTTTATTTTGAATTGA
- a CDS encoding KAP family P-loop NTPase fold protein — MFFSEKPIISKENDLLGRAKVASYLAKEIEYYKNKDSLTIGIVGKWGSGKTSFINMVLENFKGNDKYIVIKFNPWNMSSRKQLISDFFLQLSNNIKKENKNDKIIETIGKSLGTLSKFFKPLALIPPLSLLGTIGDITEKASRFINEYLEAEKEDLETIKRSIDTELEKLDKKIIIVIDDIDRLCDDEIREIFQLVKSIADFKNTIYILSYDKEIVTKALDKTQQDKGEEYLEKIIQVPLVLPYISKSDLDKIFINRLNISINIPDEEYDNSYFSEIYYNGLAENFENLRDIERYMNVFSLGINLAREELNINDYIAITLIKVFESDLYEYIKNNKDYFSGTKFDEFLNKDKKEILGELEEIYKNLKKLEKRKIKRLMEVIFPKLEVTTYDEGFIDIWGKARRIATPVYFESYFRLDFPEDEIKKSEIKKFREFSTEEDLIKIFNMNNKKKIRFLEIILEEIEEISDEKAVILLKFIFSIADELKYEGPKGIFSFMEKPQYKVTRIFYKIISNVNRNRYKIMEELFKYNKSSLQLLFSILEMLNDSFLKMNLQSEYGIEENQLNFLRDIAVTKILKESEKSEKIELGLLNILYTMKRLGNKEEAKKVFKNYLKNKNLLIDLIKEFISTRTTEVNYSVEESSYLLKDYINDFYDYETFVKLVDKNFTNPNEEEAKIINHLKNAITKEELQKD; from the coding sequence ATGTTTTTTTCAGAAAAACCAATAATTTCAAAAGAAAATGATTTATTAGGTAGAGCTAAGGTTGCTAGTTATCTAGCAAAAGAAATTGAGTATTATAAGAATAAAGATAGTTTAACAATTGGAATAGTTGGTAAATGGGGAAGTGGAAAAACTTCATTTATAAATATGGTATTGGAAAATTTTAAAGGGAATGATAAATATATAGTAATAAAATTTAATCCTTGGAATATGTCTTCAAGAAAACAACTTATAAGTGATTTTTTTCTTCAACTATCCAATAATATAAAGAAAGAAAATAAAAATGATAAAATTATAGAAACTATTGGAAAATCATTAGGAACACTATCAAAATTTTTTAAACCACTAGCTCTTATTCCACCTCTTTCACTATTAGGTACTATTGGAGATATTACAGAAAAAGCAAGTAGGTTTATCAATGAATATCTTGAAGCTGAAAAAGAAGATTTAGAAACAATAAAAAGAAGCATAGATACTGAATTAGAGAAACTTGATAAAAAAATTATTATAGTAATTGATGATATTGACAGATTATGTGATGATGAAATAAGAGAAATATTTCAATTGGTAAAATCTATTGCTGATTTTAAAAATACAATATATATTCTTTCTTATGATAAGGAAATAGTTACTAAAGCATTGGATAAAACTCAACAAGATAAAGGCGAGGAATATTTGGAAAAAATAATACAAGTTCCTTTAGTGTTACCTTATATCTCAAAAAGTGATTTAGATAAAATATTCATAAATAGACTTAATATATCAATTAATATTCCAGATGAAGAGTATGATAACTCATATTTTTCTGAGATATATTATAATGGATTAGCTGAAAATTTTGAAAATTTAAGAGATATAGAAAGATATATGAATGTTTTTAGTTTAGGAATTAACCTTGCAAGAGAAGAGTTAAATATAAATGATTATATTGCTATAACTTTAATAAAAGTATTTGAATCTGATTTATATGAGTATATAAAAAATAATAAAGATTATTTTTCAGGTACAAAATTTGATGAATTTTTGAATAAAGATAAGAAAGAAATTTTAGGTGAGTTAGAAGAAATTTATAAAAATTTAAAAAAACTTGAAAAAAGAAAAATAAAAAGATTGATGGAAGTAATTTTTCCCAAATTAGAAGTAACAACATATGATGAAGGATTTATTGACATTTGGGGTAAGGCACGAAGAATAGCAACACCAGTATATTTTGAAAGTTATTTTAGATTAGATTTTCCAGAAGATGAAATAAAAAAATCAGAGATAAAGAAATTCAGAGAATTTTCTACTGAAGAGGATTTAATCAAAATTTTTAATATGAATAATAAGAAAAAAATAAGATTTTTAGAAATAATATTAGAAGAAATTGAAGAAATATCAGATGAAAAGGCTGTAATATTATTAAAATTTATTTTTAGTATAGCAGATGAGCTAAAATATGAAGGACCAAAAGGAATTTTTTCTTTTATGGAAAAACCTCAATATAAGGTAACTAGAATATTTTATAAAATAATAAGTAATGTTAATAGAAACAGATATAAAATTATGGAAGAACTTTTTAAATATAATAAAAGTTCACTTCAACTTTTATTTTCGATTTTAGAAATGTTGAATGATAGTTTTTTAAAAATGAATTTACAATCTGAATATGGAATTGAAGAAAATCAATTAAATTTTCTTAGAGATATAGCAGTTACAAAAATATTAAAAGAGAGTGAAAAATCAGAAAAAATAGAATTGGGATTATTAAACATCTTATATACAATGAAGAGATTAGGGAATAAGGAAGAAGCTAAAAAAGTATTTAAAAATTATTTAAAAAATAAAAATTTATTAATAGATCTTATAAAGGAATTTATAAGTACTAGAACAACCGAAGTTAATTATTCTGTTGAAGAGAGTAGTTATTTACTTAAAGATTATATAAATGATTTTTATGATTACGAAACATTTGTGAAACTAGTAGATAAAAATTTTACTAATCCTAATGAAGAGGAAGCTAAGATAATAAATCATCTAAAAAATGCTATTACAAAAGAAGAACTTCAAAAAGATTAA
- a CDS encoding AAA family ATPase, whose protein sequence is MFPIFMWVKEYKGLKDFEITFDNDYLINIKDGFLSLEKKLDTMYIPNFYSNNIESINLLIGKNGVGKTSILNLLTLFNHKKHILYESIYSEEVKDHYIIDFYELDHLIIYKNYSKEFEGKFIIEKYSKKNVDTLDNSRVKNLKEVIDVNIDFDKIYNNLEEIEKFKKIGMIKFNLFNSKHDNILELLDDNEKKIKKIYFNMEFQSKEKVYTYINVQNKVNKENFENAKMIISINKDIYSDSEYFNEIINILDYDRNISSVLYDELILYEINEEDSTNDIILKNYCNKLFLREIYYSIEYDKNEKIKESPINTIKIIKEEIKNKYSNSPKKFLEYFIKNSRKSFLHDFYKKIIDISKNMEELIKNKNIIILTENKEEKLSKFSFNINKYDKEIVNFLRFYDSFKILNNKVYKRLKESSGEYIEEIISIYEEGLSDGEKIKLEYFSTLYGVLEGEFKDKKYITLLFDEVEAFLHPEWSRIFLYELIKELEEKYPEKKFKLIFATHSPFLIADVLAKDCIYLKKENGKIEAKIDNNKKTFGANIIDLFKNTMFLKSTFGEFATKKIKWVVKKIDEIESYFEIKNNPEINYIIEEIGEKLISNKLKSMIEAKFENNDKEYYKNKIKEYEARIKEIEKAENNKRKND, encoded by the coding sequence ATGTTTCCAATATTTATGTGGGTAAAAGAATATAAAGGATTGAAAGATTTTGAAATTACTTTTGATAATGATTATTTAATTAATATAAAAGATGGATTCCTATCATTAGAAAAAAAATTAGATACAATGTATATCCCTAATTTTTATTCTAATAATATAGAAAGTATTAATCTATTAATTGGGAAAAATGGAGTTGGAAAAACAAGTATTTTAAACTTATTGACATTATTCAATCATAAAAAACATATTTTATATGAAAGTATATATTCTGAAGAAGTTAAAGATCACTATATTATAGATTTTTATGAGTTAGATCATTTAATTATCTATAAGAATTATAGTAAAGAATTTGAAGGAAAATTTATAATTGAGAAATATAGTAAAAAAAATGTAGATACCCTAGATAACTCTAGAGTAAAAAATTTAAAAGAAGTTATAGATGTAAATATAGATTTTGATAAAATCTATAATAATCTAGAAGAGATTGAAAAATTTAAAAAAATTGGAATGATAAAATTTAATTTATTTAACTCTAAGCATGATAATATACTAGAATTATTAGATGATAATGAAAAAAAAATAAAAAAAATATATTTTAATATGGAATTTCAGTCAAAGGAAAAAGTTTATACTTATATAAATGTTCAGAATAAAGTTAATAAAGAAAATTTTGAGAATGCTAAGATGATAATCTCTATAAATAAGGATATATATAGTGATTCAGAATATTTTAATGAGATTATTAATATTTTAGATTATGATAGAAATATTTCTTCTGTTCTTTATGATGAACTTATACTATATGAAATAAATGAGGAAGATTCTACCAATGATATTATTTTAAAAAATTATTGTAATAAATTATTTCTAAGGGAAATATATTATTCTATAGAATATGATAAAAATGAAAAAATAAAAGAATCTCCTATTAATACAATAAAAATAATAAAAGAAGAAATAAAAAATAAATATTCTAATTCACCTAAAAAATTTCTAGAATATTTTATAAAAAATAGTAGAAAAAGTTTTTTACATGACTTTTATAAGAAGATAATTGATATTAGTAAAAACATGGAAGAATTAATAAAAAATAAAAATATAATAATACTAACTGAGAACAAAGAAGAAAAGTTATCTAAATTTTCTTTCAATATTAATAAATATGATAAAGAAATTGTAAATTTTTTAAGATTTTATGATTCATTTAAAATTTTAAATAACAAAGTATATAAAAGATTGAAAGAGTCTTCAGGAGAATATATTGAAGAAATAATTTCAATTTATGAGGAAGGTTTAAGTGATGGAGAAAAAATAAAATTAGAGTACTTCTCAACTCTTTATGGTGTCCTAGAAGGAGAATTTAAAGATAAAAAGTATATTACTCTTTTATTTGATGAAGTTGAAGCCTTTTTACATCCTGAATGGAGTAGAATATTTTTATATGAATTAATAAAAGAATTAGAAGAAAAATATCCAGAAAAAAAATTTAAATTAATTTTTGCAACACATAGTCCATTCTTGATAGCTGATGTTTTAGCAAAAGATTGTATATATTTAAAAAAAGAAAATGGAAAAATTGAAGCGAAAATAGATAATAATAAAAAAACTTTTGGTGCTAATATTATTGACTTATTTAAAAATACAATGTTTTTAAAATCAACTTTTGGAGAGTTTGCTACTAAAAAAATTAAGTGGGTAGTGAAAAAAATTGATGAAATTGAAAGCTATTTTGAAATAAAAAATAATCCTGAAATTAATTATATAATAGAAGAAATTGGAGAAAAGCTAATTTCTAATAAATTAAAATCAATGATTGAAGCAAAATTTGAAAATAATGATAAAGAATATTATAAAAATAAGATAAAAGAATATGAAGCTAGAATAAAAGAAATTGAAAAAGCAGAAAATAATAAGAGAAAAAATGATTAA
- a CDS encoding ABC transporter ATP-binding protein, with translation MIITVDNINKTYKNGSLELQVLKNISFKVDKGEFLAIMGSSGSGKSTMMNILGCLDNQYEGKYILDGIDISKSSENELSEIRNKKIGFIFQSFNLLPRLTALENVELPLVYSSVPKEERHKRANELLEMVGLKDRTHHRPNELSGGQRQRVAIARALVNNPSIILADEPTGNLDSKSEAEIIEILQKLNKMGKTIVIVTHEPNIGEIAQRKIVFKDGEII, from the coding sequence ATGATAATAACAGTAGATAATATAAATAAAACTTATAAAAATGGATCATTAGAATTACAAGTACTGAAAAATATTTCTTTTAAAGTAGATAAAGGAGAATTTTTAGCTATAATGGGAAGCAGTGGTAGTGGAAAATCAACAATGATGAATATTTTAGGTTGCCTTGATAATCAATATGAAGGAAAATATATCCTTGATGGAATAGATATATCTAAATCTAGTGAGAATGAATTAAGTGAAATTAGAAATAAAAAAATTGGTTTTATATTTCAATCATTTAATCTTTTACCAAGGCTTACTGCACTTGAAAATGTTGAATTACCACTTGTATATTCTTCTGTTCCTAAGGAAGAAAGACATAAAAGAGCCAATGAACTTTTAGAAATGGTTGGTTTAAAAGATAGAACTCATCATAGACCTAATGAACTTTCTGGAGGACAAAGACAAAGGGTTGCTATTGCAAGAGCTTTAGTAAATAATCCTAGTATTATTCTTGCTGATGAACCTACTGGAAACTTGGATAGTAAGTCTGAAGCTGAAATAATTGAAATCTTACAAAAGTTAAATAAAATGGGAAAGACGATAGTAATTGTTACCCATGAGCCAAATATTGGAGAAATAGCACAAAGAAAAATTGTGTTTAAAGATGGTGAAATAATATGA
- a CDS encoding WYL domain-containing protein has translation MSKKIKVTLPQNIYEIIKNDIDDFNMTSNYFMNYIFLNLNEKYKNFKGNPTIAGQSKEKSSIQFNLNKASNLIYYDVLRENNAQNESEFMRSLLIRYATNPKNKRELFIFKESVERLNLAIKDKKNIYITFNDNRKVKVSPYHIGSSDLEIANYIFCYDYSEDKYKNYKLSYLKQVYTTSESGKWEDEEYINDVIKNFDPFLSKGQIIKIRLSENGKKLLQTIKINRPKLIDSKGDIFEFEASEEQIKRYFTYFLDDATVIEPIELKEWFIEKYENALKNLKNK, from the coding sequence TTGAGTAAAAAAATAAAGGTTACTTTGCCTCAAAATATATATGAAATAATAAAGAATGACATAGATGATTTCAATATGACAAGTAACTATTTTATGAACTATATTTTTCTTAATTTGAATGAAAAATATAAAAATTTTAAAGGAAATCCTACTATTGCTGGGCAAAGTAAGGAAAAATCTAGTATACAATTTAACTTAAATAAGGCAAGTAATCTTATTTATTATGATGTTTTAAGAGAAAATAATGCACAGAATGAATCTGAATTTATGAGAAGTTTACTTATTAGATATGCTACCAATCCTAAAAATAAAAGAGAGCTTTTTATTTTTAAAGAATCTGTTGAGAGGCTGAATTTAGCTATAAAAGATAAAAAAAATATATATATTACTTTTAATGATAATAGAAAAGTTAAGGTAAGTCCTTATCATATTGGAAGTTCTGATTTAGAAATAGCAAATTACATTTTTTGTTATGATTACTCAGAAGATAAATATAAAAATTATAAATTAAGTTATTTAAAGCAAGTATATACAACTTCTGAAAGTGGAAAATGGGAAGATGAAGAATATATCAATGATGTAATTAAAAATTTTGATCCATTTTTATCAAAAGGACAAATTATAAAAATAAGACTTAGTGAAAATGGAAAAAAACTTTTACAAACAATAAAAATAAATAGACCTAAACTTATAGATTCAAAAGGTGATATATTTGAATTTGAGGCTTCAGAAGAACAAATTAAAAGATACTTTACTTATTTTCTAGATGATGCAACAGTTATAGAACCTATTGAATTAAAAGAGTGGTTTATAGAAAAATATGAGAATGCTTTAAAAAATTTAAAAAATAAATAA
- a CDS encoding TolC family protein: MKKILLFFLILTSLSYSAQETLSIDEALNRVGNDRESYEFKKFQNSQEGTNIKIKDNKLGDFNGVTLSSGYNISENIYEDRPRKYDRTFQNKATYGPFFVNYNYVQSERSYVSFGVEKNLKDIFYSKYNSNLKINNLQLEQNKISYDKEIQTKKINLVSLYQDILNTRNELEYRKKAYEHYRVDLEKFKKSYELGASPKINLDSAELEAEDSKLQIDILETKLKSLYDIGKTDYNIDFENYKLLDFVENNESIDSILNSYMKDEVEELKLSLSMAEERKSYSNYDRYMPDLYLGYERVERSLRGDRYYRDQDLFTIRFSKKLFSTDSDYKLNELEVENLKNDLNEKIRLVNAEKIKLKSEYNELLKLASIGDKKSNIAYKKYQIKEKEHELSKSSYLDVIDEYNKYLSQEIETKKAKNALNAFIYKIKIKR; this comes from the coding sequence ATGAAAAAAATATTATTATTTTTTCTAATTCTGACAAGCCTTAGTTATTCAGCACAAGAAACATTGTCAATAGATGAGGCTTTGAATAGAGTTGGAAATGATAGAGAAAGTTATGAGTTTAAAAAGTTTCAAAACTCTCAGGAAGGTACAAATATAAAAATCAAAGATAATAAATTAGGAGATTTTAATGGAGTAACTTTATCAAGTGGATATAATATTTCTGAAAATATTTATGAAGATAGACCTAGAAAATATGACAGAACATTTCAAAATAAAGCTACTTATGGACCTTTTTTTGTGAATTATAACTATGTCCAAAGTGAGAGATCTTATGTCAGTTTTGGAGTTGAAAAGAATTTAAAAGATATCTTTTATTCAAAATATAATAGTAATTTGAAAATCAATAATTTACAATTAGAACAAAATAAGATTAGTTATGATAAAGAGATACAAACAAAAAAAATTAATTTAGTAAGTTTGTATCAAGATATACTAAATACAAGAAATGAATTAGAATATAGAAAAAAAGCTTATGAACATTATAGAGTTGATTTAGAGAAATTTAAAAAATCTTATGAATTAGGGGCTAGTCCAAAAATAAATTTAGACAGTGCAGAGTTAGAAGCAGAAGATTCTAAATTACAAATAGATATTTTAGAAACAAAATTAAAAAGTCTTTATGATATAGGAAAAACTGATTACAATATAGATTTTGAAAACTATAAGTTACTTGATTTTGTTGAAAATAATGAAAGTATTGATTCTATTTTAAATAGTTATATGAAAGATGAAGTAGAGGAACTTAAACTAAGTTTATCAATGGCAGAAGAAAGAAAAAGTTATAGCAATTATGATAGATATATGCCAGATTTATATTTAGGTTATGAAAGAGTTGAGAGAAGTTTAAGAGGAGACAGATATTATAGAGATCAAGACTTATTTACTATTAGGTTTTCAAAAAAATTATTTTCAACAGATTCTGACTATAAATTGAATGAATTAGAAGTTGAAAATTTAAAAAATGATTTAAATGAAAAAATAAGACTTGTAAATGCAGAAAAAATTAAATTGAAATCTGAATATAATGAGTTACTAAAATTAGCATCTATTGGAGATAAAAAATCTAATATTGCCTATAAAAAATATCAAATAAAAGAAAAAGAACATGAGCTTAGTAAATCAAGTTATTTAGATGTTATAGATGAATATAATAAATATTTATCTCAGGAAATAGAAACTAAAAAAGCTAAGAATGCTTTAAATGCATTTATTTATAAAATAAAAATTAAAAGATAG
- a CDS encoding shikimate kinase translates to MKDNIALIGFMGSGKTTVGKLLAKTMDMKFVDIDKVIEAQEKKSINDIFQKQGQTYFRDLEREVISQESLKNDCVIATGGGSILDNENIKRLKETSFIVFLNASIECLYLRLKDNSTRPILNGVEDKKKLIEELLEKRKFLYQISADYIIDINEYTNIYETVDRIKEAYIIS, encoded by the coding sequence ATGAAAGATAATATTGCATTAATTGGTTTTATGGGAAGTGGGAAAACAACTGTTGGGAAACTTCTTGCTAAAACTATGGATATGAAATTTGTTGATATAGATAAAGTAATAGAAGCTCAAGAAAAAAAATCAATTAATGATATTTTTCAAAAACAAGGGCAAACATATTTTAGGGATTTAGAAAGAGAAGTTATTTCACAAGAGTCTTTAAAAAATGATTGTGTTATTGCCACTGGTGGAGGTTCTATTTTAGACAATGAAAATATTAAAAGATTAAAAGAAACATCTTTTATTGTTTTTCTTAATGCAAGTATTGAATGTCTATACTTAAGACTTAAAGATAATAGCACTCGTCCTATTTTAAATGGAGTAGAAGATAAGAAAAAACTTATAGAAGAACTATTAGAGAAAAGAAAATTCTTATATCAAATATCAGCTGATTATATTATTGATATAAATGAGTATACAAATATTTATGAAACAGTTGATAGGATTAAAGAAGCATATATAATTTCTTAA